The Actinomycetota bacterium genome includes the window ACCAGATATAGATATACCTACTCTGATTTTTGTTTTTTCAATATCAAATTCCTCTATATTACCTGAAAGTGTGCTTGAAAATACTAATTCTGAAGTAAGAGTTTCTTTACATAAATAATCCTTATACTCCTCAATTATTTTTCTCTCTTTTTCTGAGCAATCGATTATAGTTTTTATGGTATTTTCTATTCTAAATCCAGCCCCTTTTCTCTGGTTTTGAATTAATCTCACTAGTTCTCTTATAAAACCTTCATCAAGAAGTTTTTTTGACAATACTGTATTTAAAGTAAGAGCTATTTCACCTTCCTTTTCAGTTATATGTTTTGGTGGTGCAACTATCTCTATTAATATTTCTTCCGGTAATAGCTCTTCCTCTTGTTCTTCCAACTTAATTTTAACTTTCTCGTTTGCTAACACAGTATTTGCAATTTCTTGATGATTCATTCTTTCCAAGATATTTTTTATTACAGAAACCTTAGAGCCATATTTTGGACCCAGAAGTTCAAGATTTGGTTTTACCTTATAGTTCAATATCTGTTTAAGATCTGGGGTTAATTCAAAACTTTTTACATTAAGTTCATCTTTTATTACAGCCTTATAATCTATCAATTTTTCTGTTTGTTCTGTTTTAAATACTTTAATATATGACAATGGTTGCCTAACTTTTATTGATGCCTTATTTCTTGCTGACCTACCCAAACTAACTACCTTTCTTACCAGATTCATCTGTTCCATTAAATCTTTATCAATTAATTCTTTTTTAGAAATTGGAAAATCTGTTAGATGTACACTTTCTGGTGAATCTTTAGAAATAGAAAAAACAAGATTTTGATAAATCTCCTCACTTATAAAGGGCATATACGGTGCTAACAGTTTTGCAATTGTTACCAGACATTCATAAAGAGTCAAATATGCAGAAATCTTATCTTTATCTTCCTCAGATTTCCAGAATCTCCTTCTTGATCTTCTAATATACCAGTTTGATAATTTATTAACGAATTGTTCAATTTCTTTTCCACCCCTTGTAGCATCATAGTTATTCAGACTTTCATCAACAGTAGATATTGTTTGATTTAGTTCTGATAAAATCCATTTATCCAGAACAGACCTTTCCTCAAATTTTAGGGAATATTTTTCTGGATTAAATTTATCAATATTTGCATATACTACAAAAAAACTATAACTGTTCCATAATGTAAGAATAAACCTCTTTATGATTTCATTTATTATATCCACATCAAAATTCTTATTTACCCAAGGGGAGCTAGAGGTAAAGAGATACCATCTAAGTGCATCAGCACCCTGGTTATTTAAAACTGACCAGGGATCTACTGTATTCCCTCTGGACTTACTCATTCTTCTTCCATATTTATCATTTATTAGACCTAAGCAGACAACATTTTTATAACTTGACTTCTCAAATAAAATAGTTGATATAGCCATCATAGTATAAAACCAACCTCTAGTTTGATCTAGGGCTTCACAAATAAAATCTGCTGGAAAATTATCATGAAATTTTTCATAATTTTCAAAAGGATAATGAAGTTGAGCATATGGCATTGAGCCAGAATCAAACCAACAATCAATTACTTCTTTAACTCTACTCATTTCAGCTTTACACTCTGGACAAATAAGATTTATTTCATCAATATATGGTCTATGTAAATCTAGTTTATCTGGAAAATGTTTAGCTAACTTCTTAAGTTCATCCATGCTTCCAATGCAAATTCTATGACCAGAATTATCTTCCCAAATAGGAAGTGGTGTACCCCAATATCTCTCTCTTGAAAGTGACCAATCAATATTATTTTCTAACCAATTACCAAATCTTCCATATTTGATGTGATCAGGATACCAGTTTATCTCAGAATTTGATTTTAATAACTTATCTTTTATTGTTGATGTAGCGATAAACCAGGATTTCCTTGCAAAATATAAAAGTGGAGTATCACATCTCCAGCAATGAGGATATGAATGTAAAATTTTTTCCTCTTTAAATAGGATTTTTCGTTGTATAAGATTTTTTATAATTTCAGGATCAGCTTTTTTAACAAATAGACCTGCAAAATCAACAGCTTTTTTCTTTATTTTACCTGATTCATTAACTAATTGAATAATAGGAAGACCTTTTTCTCTTGCTAAATTCATATCATCTACACCAAAAGCAGGAGCTATATGAACAATTCCAGTTCCTTCCTTAAGAGAAACAAAATCTGCACCTACTACAAGATAACAATCATTTTTTATGTTTGTGTAATTAAAAAGAGGTTCGTATCGCTTACCTGTAAGATCTTTTCCTTTAAAAGTTCTTAATATTTGATAAGGTTGTTCAATTACATCTTCTAAAAGAGTTTTAGCCAATATAAGTTTTTCATTATTCTTGCTTATTTCAACATAATCTTCATCCAAGTTCACAGCTAATGCTACATTTGATAGAAGGGTCCACGGTGTTGTAGTCCAAACCAAGAAGTTAGAATCCTCATCTTTAAGTTTAAACTTTACATAAACTGAAGGGTCCTCAACTTCTTTATAACCCTGAGCTACTTCATGACTTGAAAGAGGGGTTCCACATCTAGGACAGTAAGTTACAACTTTGTATCCTTCATATAAAAGATCCTTATCATATATTTGTTTTAAAATCCACCATACAGTTTCAATATAGTTATTTGTAAAAGTATAGTATGCATCAGACATGTCTAACCAGAAACCAATTCTATCAGTCAATTTAACCCAGTCTTCTACATACTCAAATACAGATTGTTTACATAACTCACTAAAACGCTTAATTCCAATTTCTTCAATTTCTTTTTTACTATCCACCCCTAATTTTTTTTCAATTTCAAGCTCTACAGGTAGACCATGTGTATCCCATCCACCTTTCCTTGGAACATAATATCCTTTCATTGTTTGATATCGGGAAAATATGTCCTTAAATGATCTCGCAAGTACGTGATGAACTCCTGGTTTAGCATTTGCTGTTGGAGGTCCCTCATAGAATATGAACTTTTTACTTCCCTCTCTATTTTTTAGACTCTTTTGAAAGATTTTATTATTCTTCCAGAACTCTAAAATATTGTTTTCAAGTTTTACTAAATCAACTTTACTTTTAACTGGTTTAAACATTTTTACTCCAAGAAATCATTAGTAATTGCTAATAAAACAGTGTATAAATATATAAGTAAATACAGAATATTTATATAATTATACATAAAATATAATTTATAATCGGATTTTTTTCCTTTATTTCCTTTTAGTATAAGCATTTCATAAATAAAAACCTCCCATTAAAATTTAAGAGAGGTTTTATCTGAAATCTTTTTATATAAATTTAAATTACTTTATTTGAATATTTTTACATATCTCCTATTATAATAATCTTATTATATTTTTAAAGAAATTATATAAAGTCAGATTAAAATCAAAATAGCAAATTAAACAATCTTACTATTTAATTAAACTATATTTTCCTCATCAAAAAATTTATCAGCTATTTCACTATTAGCAAAAGATTCTGTTTTTTTCTCCTTATGCTTTTCTTCTACCCCACTTTCAGCTTCAGATTCTATCTCATCCATTTTTTCAGACTCATCTTCTGCTTTTAAAGCCTCATTAGAATCTTCAATTCTTGCCTTTTCTTCAACACTCTTTTCACTTAAATCCTCTTCTACAGCCGTAGGTCTTTCATATATCTTTTCAGTTTTTAAAACTGATGATAATCTATTATAAATTTCTGTTAAACTATTATTCAATTTATCCTGTATTTTCTTAATTCCCTGGATATCTTCTAACATTTCTCTAATTTCATCTTGAGATTTAAGCACAAGCTCCTCAGATTTTTTTTCCGAG containing:
- the ileS gene encoding isoleucine--tRNA ligase yields the protein MFKPVKSKVDLVKLENNILEFWKNNKIFQKSLKNREGSKKFIFYEGPPTANAKPGVHHVLARSFKDIFSRYQTMKGYYVPRKGGWDTHGLPVELEIEKKLGVDSKKEIEEIGIKRFSELCKQSVFEYVEDWVKLTDRIGFWLDMSDAYYTFTNNYIETVWWILKQIYDKDLLYEGYKVVTYCPRCGTPLSSHEVAQGYKEVEDPSVYVKFKLKDEDSNFLVWTTTPWTLLSNVALAVNLDEDYVEISKNNEKLILAKTLLEDVIEQPYQILRTFKGKDLTGKRYEPLFNYTNIKNDCYLVVGADFVSLKEGTGIVHIAPAFGVDDMNLAREKGLPIIQLVNESGKIKKKAVDFAGLFVKKADPEIIKNLIQRKILFKEEKILHSYPHCWRCDTPLLYFARKSWFIATSTIKDKLLKSNSEINWYPDHIKYGRFGNWLENNIDWSLSRERYWGTPLPIWEDNSGHRICIGSMDELKKLAKHFPDKLDLHRPYIDEINLICPECKAEMSRVKEVIDCWFDSGSMPYAQLHYPFENYEKFHDNFPADFICEALDQTRGWFYTMMAISTILFEKSSYKNVVCLGLINDKYGRRMSKSRGNTVDPWSVLNNQGADALRWYLFTSSSPWVNKNFDVDIINEIIKRFILTLWNSYSFFVVYANIDKFNPEKYSLKFEERSVLDKWILSELNQTISTVDESLNNYDATRGGKEIEQFVNKLSNWYIRRSRRRFWKSEEDKDKISAYLTLYECLVTIAKLLAPYMPFISEEIYQNLVFSISKDSPESVHLTDFPISKKELIDKDLMEQMNLVRKVVSLGRSARNKASIKVRQPLSYIKVFKTEQTEKLIDYKAVIKDELNVKSFELTPDLKQILNYKVKPNLELLGPKYGSKVSVIKNILERMNHQEIANTVLANEKVKIKLEEQEEELLPEEILIEIVAPPKHITEKEGEIALTLNTVLSKKLLDEGFIRELVRLIQNQRKGAGFRIENTIKTIIDCSEKERKIIEEYKDYLCKETLTSELVFSSTLSGNIEEFDIEKTKIRVGISISG
- a CDS encoding DivIVA domain-containing protein; amino-acid sequence: MRITPIDIQEKQFHISLRGYNPEEVDTFLDAIAGELETLHKENNDLKRRLNEVELKRETGGEPTGGEPSEIRKIMENTLISAQKSAEEIIKAAKLESENIKIDSEKKSEELVLKSQDEIREMLEDIQGIKKIQDKLNNSLTEIYNRLSSVLKTEKIYERPTAVEEDLSEKSVEEKARIEDSNEALKAEDESEKMDEIESEAESGVEEKHKEKKTESFANSEIADKFFDEENIV